The proteins below are encoded in one region of Alosa sapidissima isolate fAloSap1 chromosome 24, fAloSap1.pri, whole genome shotgun sequence:
- the LOC121699779 gene encoding dual specificity protein phosphatase 13-like: MSVDTVQDKFCTSAKTPSVKELERIFYSGRRTGNHVDEVWPNLFIGDMSIANDRYGLWKLGITHVLNAAHGKMYSQGSHQFYGSTMEYHGVPADDSPSFNLSRYFQSSADYIHQALNSPGARVIVHCAVGVSRSASLVLAYLMIHHHFTLVDAIRKVMESRWIFPNRGFLKQLRTLDMHFASNNDNKIFSHTKPE, from the exons AATTCTGTACATCAGCTAAGACTCCATCTGTAAAAGAACTAGAACGAATTTTTTACTCTGGAAGAAGGACGGGAAATCATGTGGATGAAGTTTGGCCTAATTTATTCATTGGGGACAT GTCCATCGCCAATGACCGCTATGGCTTATGGAAGCTGGGCATCACCCATGTTCTGAATGCTGCCCATGGGAAGATGTACTCTCAGGGGAGTCACCAATTTTACGGGTCGACCATGGAGTACCACGGGGTTCCCGCTGACGACTCACCATCCTTTAATCTTTCACGCTATTTTCAGTCCTCTGCTGATTATATTCACCAGGCACTGAACTCACCCGGAG CTAGGGTCATTGTCCACTGTGCTGTGGGGGTCAGCAGATCGGCCTCCCTGGTTCTGGCCTACCTAATGATCCATCACCATTTCACGCTGGTGGATGCCATCAGGAAAGTCATGGAAAGCAGGTGGATTTTCCCCAACAGAGGATTCCTCAAGCAGCTCAGGACTCTGGATATGCACTTTGCGAGCAACAATGACAATAAGATTTTCAGTCACACCAAACCGGAATGA
- the LOC121699783 gene encoding dual specificity protein phosphatase 13-like → MVAQKDHKKEYLTVKDLEKLLDSCKLDLHQIDEVWPNLYIGNVSIAQNKTALQNLGITHVLNAAHSKRGSIGDQRYYGNNFVYCGIPAEDSTHFDLDEYFRPAADFIHKALKTPDAKVLVHCIMGLSRSSTLVLAYLMLYHHLPLRRALQKVVKKRAIYPNRNFLALLLDLDLQLNRKKKTCVLL, encoded by the exons ATGGTAGCTCAGAAGGACCACAAAAAGGAATATCTCACTGTGAAAGACCTGGAGAAACTTCTAGATTCTTGCAAGCTGGATCTGCATCAGATTGATGAAGTGTGGCCAAACTTGTACATAGGAAATGT ATCCATTGCCCAAAACAAGACTGCCTTACAGAATTTAGGCATCACACATGTGTTAAATGCTGCCCACTCCAAAAGGGGCAGTATTGGAGACCAAAGATATTATGGCAACAACTTTGTGTATTGTGGTATTCCAGCAGAGGACTCCACTCACTTTGACTTGGACGAATACTTCCGACCAGCTGCTGATTTCATTCACAAAGCTCTAAAAACACCCGATG CCAAAGTTCTGGTGCACTGCATCATGGGATTGAGCCGGTCCTCCACCCTAGTGCTGGCATACCTCATGCTCTATCACCATCTGCCCCTACGCAGGGCTCTCCAGAAAGTGGTCAAGAAGAGGGCCATCTACCCCAACAGGAACTTCCTGGCCCTGCTACTGGATCTGGACCTGCAGCTCAACCGCAAAAAAAAGACCTGCGTGCTCCTGTGA